One genomic region from Chlamydia poikilotherma encodes:
- a CDS encoding proline--tRNA ligase — MKTSQLFYKTSKNANKEATVLSYELLEKAGYIFKTAKGIYTYTPLFWRVALKMMDIIREELNAIGGQELVLPILHPAELWQKTGRWEAFRSEGLLYTLTDREDKELCLAPTHEEVISTFVSQWLSGRKQLPIHLYQIATKFRDEIRPRFGLMRAREFLMEDSYTFSDSPEQMNEQYGKLRQAYQNIFDKLEIKYVIVEADGGKIGKGKSEEFHVLCSLGEDTICVSGAYGANIEAAVSQPQQYTYDKEHLPIEEVVTPDIRTIENLQDFFSLPPHRIIKTLVVKLSYGEKDKFAAIGIRGDRQLNLTKIRSKLNADDCTLASDEEIQKHLSTEKGFIGPLNCPIEFYADETTRCMTNFVCAGNTKDKHYKNVNWDRDIPRPEYADFLLAEAGDLCPANGNSPYEIFEGVEVAHIFNLGTRYTECFEVGFQNEQGEQQTCWMGTYGIGIGRTLAACIEQLADDHGIVWPKAIAPFDISILYNGGDSASEEAAEKIYKDLQNYGYAPLLDDRNERLGFKLKDSDLIGIPYKLILGKTFLSSGILEIESRSKEKFSLEPKDFFNWCENYFPKPRSFSSIS; from the coding sequence ATGAAAACTTCCCAGCTTTTTTACAAAACTTCTAAAAATGCAAATAAAGAAGCCACCGTTTTATCCTATGAGCTTCTGGAAAAAGCCGGGTATATTTTCAAAACGGCAAAAGGAATCTATACCTATACTCCATTATTTTGGCGTGTAGCTCTTAAAATGATGGATATCATTCGCGAGGAGTTAAACGCTATCGGAGGGCAAGAACTTGTGCTTCCTATTCTTCATCCTGCGGAACTCTGGCAAAAAACAGGCCGTTGGGAAGCATTCCGCTCTGAAGGTCTGCTCTATACCCTAACGGATAGAGAGGATAAGGAACTCTGTCTTGCTCCTACTCATGAAGAAGTCATTTCCACGTTTGTCTCTCAATGGCTATCAGGAAGAAAACAACTACCCATTCATCTGTATCAAATTGCAACAAAATTCCGAGACGAAATCCGACCAAGATTCGGATTGATGCGCGCTAGAGAATTTCTAATGGAGGACAGCTACACATTCTCGGATTCTCCAGAACAAATGAACGAGCAATACGGCAAGCTTAGACAAGCCTATCAAAATATCTTCGATAAATTAGAAATCAAATATGTTATTGTAGAGGCGGATGGAGGGAAGATCGGCAAGGGAAAATCTGAAGAATTCCATGTTCTCTGTTCCCTAGGGGAAGATACTATTTGTGTGAGTGGTGCTTACGGTGCAAATATTGAAGCTGCGGTTTCACAACCTCAACAATATACTTATGACAAAGAACATCTCCCTATAGAAGAAGTAGTCACACCTGATATACGAACAATAGAAAATCTCCAGGACTTTTTCTCCCTTCCTCCCCATAGAATCATTAAAACTCTGGTGGTTAAGCTCTCCTACGGAGAAAAAGACAAGTTTGCTGCTATAGGCATCCGAGGAGATCGTCAGCTCAATCTGACTAAAATACGCTCTAAACTTAATGCCGACGATTGCACTCTAGCTTCGGATGAAGAAATTCAAAAACATCTGAGTACAGAAAAAGGCTTCATTGGTCCTTTAAATTGTCCTATCGAATTCTATGCCGATGAAACTACACGCTGTATGACAAACTTTGTCTGTGCAGGAAACACAAAAGATAAACATTATAAAAATGTAAATTGGGACCGGGATATTCCTAGACCTGAATACGCAGATTTCCTTCTTGCTGAAGCGGGAGATCTTTGCCCAGCCAACGGCAACTCTCCTTATGAAATCTTTGAAGGTGTAGAAGTTGCACATATTTTTAATCTAGGCACACGCTATACAGAATGTTTCGAAGTAGGATTCCAAAATGAACAGGGTGAACAACAAACCTGTTGGATGGGAACCTATGGCATTGGCATCGGAAGAACCTTAGCGGCTTGTATAGAACAGCTTGCCGATGACCATGGTATCGTCTGGCCTAAAGCTATTGCTCCTTTTGACATTTCTATTCTTTATAATGGTGGCGATTCCGCATCTGAAGAAGCTGCTGAAAAAATCTATAAAGATCTCCAAAATTACGGATATGCACCCCTATTAGATGATCGCAATGAAAGACTTGGATTTAAATTAAAGGATAGCGATCTTATTGGAATTCCATATAAACTCATTCTCGGTAAAACTTTCCTAAGCTCTGGGATCCTTGAAATAGAATCTCGATCTAAAGAAAAGTTTTCCTTAGAACCAAAAGATTTTTTCAATTGGTGTGAGAATTATTTTCCAAAACCCCGGAGTTTCTCCTCGATTTCCTAG
- a CDS encoding CT392 family protein: MSSVSGSSGQNPNPIPPKDPNAHLDNVDNKDNSSQDQGGASGGVTETGLSVEVLSAGEVTNVDPVVTGIQDVANSSIGVGMPLTSCSSPLSTEAAGLTEEMVSDLYEIDDDFFSNFNSDSDMLFDGVEESKVLIDGLKKKIGEFQKTKLGAAGQSSKKSNEEGTDLEEQFLDLRRSLASLNGCVNSLESRAGRLVSALGDTHHEIMDLSIEDLRGAFGDRSEEIISTLEHFGLRLGEGGWKIDSKGAIPKISQEVQDVRLLLEGIHFPTEEEFIRLATESTEEASCCQALINKLKTLWNTLIQMFHTLYDKMLLFLFWIAKKIRSKLQFPSVDKSKKDPRFENPFASTLGTISEHHNAASVRTSVSGRGDLSDEDAIRRPEESTIETQDVDNQDSEGQRGDKDDS, encoded by the coding sequence ATGTCGTCAGTAAGTGGAAGTTCTGGTCAAAATCCTAATCCTATTCCACCAAAGGATCCAAACGCTCATTTGGATAATGTGGATAATAAGGACAACTCTTCTCAAGATCAAGGAGGCGCATCTGGTGGTGTTACTGAGACAGGATTAAGTGTTGAGGTTCTCTCTGCTGGAGAAGTAACGAATGTAGATCCTGTGGTTACTGGTATTCAAGATGTAGCCAATTCATCAATCGGTGTTGGAATGCCCCTTACTAGTTGTTCATCTCCATTATCAACCGAAGCTGCGGGGCTCACTGAAGAAATGGTGAGTGATCTTTATGAAATAGACGACGACTTTTTCAGTAATTTTAATTCAGACTCAGATATGTTATTTGATGGAGTCGAAGAATCTAAGGTTTTAATTGACGGCTTGAAAAAAAAGATCGGGGAGTTTCAGAAGACGAAACTTGGTGCTGCGGGACAATCATCTAAAAAATCTAATGAAGAGGGTACAGATCTTGAGGAACAATTTCTTGATTTGCGTCGTAGTCTGGCCTCATTAAATGGTTGTGTGAATTCACTAGAAAGTAGAGCAGGGCGGCTAGTGTCTGCTTTAGGGGACACGCATCATGAGATAATGGATCTGTCTATCGAGGATTTAAGGGGTGCTTTTGGAGACCGATCTGAGGAAATTATTTCAACCCTAGAACACTTTGGATTGCGTTTGGGTGAGGGAGGTTGGAAAATTGACTCTAAGGGTGCTATTCCTAAAATATCTCAAGAGGTTCAGGATGTACGTCTTCTTTTAGAAGGGATACATTTTCCTACAGAGGAAGAGTTCATTCGATTAGCTACAGAATCAACCGAAGAGGCTTCTTGTTGTCAAGCTCTTATCAATAAGCTAAAGACGTTATGGAATACCTTAATACAGATGTTTCACACTCTGTATGATAAAATGCTACTTTTCTTATTTTGGATAGCGAAAAAGATTCGCAGCAAACTACAATTTCCTTCCGTAGATAAGAGTAAGAAAGATCCTAGATTTGAAAATCCTTTCGCTTCTACATTAGGAACTATTTCGGAGCATCACAATGCAGCTTCGGTAAGAACTTCAGTTTCTGGAAGAGGAGATTTATCTGATGAGGATGCGATACGTCGTCCTGAAGAAAGCACTATAGAAACTCAAGATGTTGATAATCAAGATTCGGAAGGGCAGAGGGGTGATAAGGATGATTCTTAA
- a CDS encoding DUF167 domain-containing protein yields the protein MNEAYWILEVKVTPKSKENKIVGFEGEVLKLRVTEAPEKGKANEAVIALLAKALSLPKRDVTLISGETSRKKRILLPKATQSIISSWRECGF from the coding sequence TTGAATGAGGCATACTGGATTTTGGAGGTGAAGGTTACTCCAAAATCTAAAGAAAATAAAATCGTTGGATTTGAAGGTGAAGTATTGAAGCTACGTGTCACCGAAGCTCCAGAAAAAGGAAAGGCTAACGAAGCAGTGATTGCTTTGTTAGCCAAAGCTTTATCCCTCCCCAAACGTGACGTTACGTTGATTTCAGGAGAGACCTCTAGAAAAAAACGCATCTTACTACCTAAAGCTACGCAATCTATAATCTCTAGTTGGCGAGAATGTGGATTTTAA
- a CDS encoding DUF1207 domain-containing protein, whose protein sequence is MGRLLHYSCCLCSVVFICYFSSCLTVAAQEAGRCPDCESFRKAVTRSDQLPENIQESENGCYLTGYVQALVDMHFLDSCTQVVVEDNVAYVFSLPVDTVLSNAIVDFIKDLPCITAVEICDSSYQECRNRYREGCPILPKQKALGTEIVCGKEGVWLPQNTILFAPLIADPRQVTNSAGIRFNEKVIGNRVGSAIFGGDFILLRLFDISRFHGDLDIGLQGGVFSVFDLDHPDSCMVNSDFFVAGLLGFAVDKWSFRLRLWHLSSHLGDEFLLTHPNFPRFNLSDEGIDFFASLRYNAQIRLYGGLGYIISRDLTFPERPLYIEAGVELRPFGLREGNLHAQPIFAMHFRFWEEQHFGIDQTYILGMEWSKFRDVGRKIRAFVEYHQGFSKEGQFVREPCNYYGFRLTYGF, encoded by the coding sequence ATGGGAAGACTGTTACATTATAGCTGCTGTTTATGTAGCGTAGTATTTATTTGCTATTTTTCATCTTGTTTAACTGTTGCGGCTCAAGAAGCTGGACGTTGTCCTGATTGTGAGAGTTTTAGAAAGGCTGTTACTCGCTCAGATCAGTTACCCGAAAATATCCAAGAATCTGAAAATGGCTGTTATCTTACGGGGTATGTACAAGCTCTCGTGGATATGCATTTTTTAGATAGTTGTACTCAGGTAGTTGTTGAAGATAACGTTGCTTATGTATTTTCCCTTCCTGTGGATACAGTCCTTTCCAATGCGATTGTAGATTTCATCAAAGATTTGCCATGCATTACTGCTGTAGAGATTTGTGATAGCTCTTATCAAGAATGTCGTAATCGCTATAGAGAAGGTTGTCCTATATTGCCAAAGCAGAAAGCTTTAGGGACGGAGATTGTCTGTGGTAAAGAAGGCGTGTGGTTACCGCAAAATACCATACTTTTTGCTCCGTTAATTGCTGATCCTCGTCAGGTAACAAATAGTGCTGGGATTCGTTTTAATGAGAAGGTCATAGGGAATCGCGTAGGTTCTGCTATTTTTGGTGGGGATTTTATTCTCCTACGTCTTTTCGATATTTCTCGATTCCATGGAGATTTAGATATTGGTCTTCAAGGTGGTGTCTTTTCTGTTTTCGATTTAGATCATCCTGATTCGTGCATGGTAAACTCTGACTTTTTCGTCGCGGGTCTACTAGGATTTGCTGTAGATAAATGGAGTTTCCGTTTGCGCCTTTGGCATCTCTCTTCACATTTGGGAGATGAGTTTCTTTTGACTCATCCAAATTTCCCAAGATTTAATCTTAGTGATGAGGGAATCGATTTCTTTGCTTCTTTACGCTATAACGCGCAAATACGTCTCTACGGAGGTTTAGGTTATATCATCAGCCGAGATCTGACGTTTCCTGAGCGCCCTTTATATATAGAGGCGGGAGTAGAATTACGTCCTTTTGGATTGCGAGAAGGAAATTTACATGCGCAGCCTATTTTCGCTATGCACTTTCGCTTTTGGGAAGAGCAGCATTTTGGCATAGATCAAACCTATATCCTAGGTATGGAATGGTCGAAATTTCGTGATGTAGGTAGAAAAATCCGTGCCTTTGTTGAGTACCACCAGGGATTTTCTAAAGAAGGCCAATTTGTGCGAGAGCCGTGTAATTACTACGGCTTTCGCTTAACCTACGGTTTCTAA
- a CDS encoding ABC transporter substrate-binding protein: MILRKIAQYTFFLSIICSFISVVISSPNPEQGSPKVAVFLSFSHSILEDCSQSCIDVLKTLENSPEVLVVNAEDSVVKARKLARTLHSDQDVVAIVTLGSIATKIMSQIETKKPIIYAAVPEGETLVFPKKQTNIYGVNDTLDINQCCFAIQAVRTNAESLIYIKPAEPFPSALQKEIEKKLHASGIAVTEITVTPANFKTRIQQAIDKRPSAIFIPFSSLAHKQRTTFIEDILKEKIPVITDDFSLVAEGACVACGVDFKKSGKQAAQMVYHLLNRHQDIEGLRKIIAEPLPQTTTFNEDVIRRLGLKINRAERKQFRSIIFKENRDKKAAVKSDKPEGEKTCSPA, encoded by the coding sequence ATGATTCTTCGTAAAATTGCTCAGTATACTTTCTTTCTCTCTATTATTTGTTCTTTTATTTCTGTAGTTATCTCATCACCAAATCCAGAACAAGGATCTCCTAAGGTCGCTGTGTTCTTATCTTTTTCCCACTCCATACTCGAAGATTGTAGTCAAAGCTGTATAGATGTTTTAAAAACATTAGAAAATTCTCCAGAAGTTCTCGTTGTGAATGCTGAAGATAGCGTTGTTAAAGCAAGGAAACTCGCTCGCACATTGCATAGCGATCAAGATGTTGTAGCTATTGTCACTCTAGGCTCTATAGCAACAAAAATTATGAGCCAAATCGAAACGAAAAAACCCATTATCTACGCCGCCGTACCTGAAGGAGAAACATTAGTTTTTCCTAAAAAACAAACAAATATCTACGGTGTTAATGATACTCTAGATATCAATCAATGTTGTTTTGCTATACAAGCAGTAAGAACAAATGCTGAATCTTTAATCTATATAAAACCTGCTGAACCCTTCCCATCAGCATTACAAAAAGAAATTGAGAAAAAACTCCATGCTTCAGGCATCGCCGTTACAGAAATTACTGTAACACCTGCAAATTTTAAAACACGTATTCAACAGGCCATAGATAAACGCCCTTCAGCAATTTTTATTCCTTTTTCCTCCTTAGCTCATAAACAGAGAACAACATTTATCGAAGATATCCTTAAAGAAAAAATCCCTGTAATTACCGATGATTTCTCTTTAGTAGCCGAAGGAGCCTGTGTTGCCTGCGGTGTTGATTTTAAAAAATCTGGGAAACAAGCAGCACAAATGGTCTATCATTTACTCAATAGACATCAAGATATCGAAGGATTACGAAAAATCATTGCCGAACCTCTACCGCAAACAACAACATTTAATGAAGATGTTATCCGTCGTCTAGGCTTAAAAATAAACAGAGCCGAACGCAAGCAATTCCGTTCTATTATCTTTAAAGAAAATAGAGATAAGAAGGCTGCTGTAAAAAGTGATAAACCTGAAGGTGAGAAGACTTGTAGCCCAGCTTAA
- a CDS encoding LL-diaminopimelate aminotransferase: MRRNNNFSKLETNYLFSGIRQKIRAFREEYPHISIIDLSIGDTTQPLHIAVIDTFTKSVQKLGNPKTYRGYGPELGLPTLREKLSEVFYNGKISPEEIFISDGAKMDIFRLLSLFGPGKTIAIQDPAYPAYIDAAILAGVKKIVKLPCTKETNFFPVIPQEEVIDIFCLCSPNNPTGTVLTKEQLKALITYANSNGSIILFDAVYSAFISDPSLPKSIFEIPEARSCAVEINSFSKSLGFAGVRLGWNVVPKDLQYSDGLPIIRDWERFLYTTFNGASLPVQEAAITGVSLFPNLKTIAQYRHNSSLLREALQKAEFSVYGGEHAPYLWVEVPDSIPDEDFFDFFLRQYHIAITPGKGFGSCGKGYVRFSSLGKTENIVVACQRLTLTSVYDRTVLSL, translated from the coding sequence ATGCGAAGAAACAATAACTTTTCAAAATTAGAAACCAATTATCTTTTCTCCGGTATTCGTCAAAAAATCCGCGCTTTTCGCGAAGAATATCCCCACATCTCTATTATAGACCTATCTATAGGAGATACTACCCAACCCCTGCACATAGCAGTTATCGATACCTTTACAAAATCTGTACAGAAATTAGGAAATCCTAAAACCTATCGCGGTTATGGTCCCGAGTTAGGCCTACCTACTTTAAGAGAAAAACTCTCTGAAGTTTTCTATAACGGGAAAATTTCTCCTGAAGAAATTTTTATCTCAGACGGAGCAAAAATGGATATTTTCCGTCTACTCTCCTTATTCGGTCCAGGAAAAACCATAGCAATTCAAGATCCCGCTTATCCCGCTTATATTGATGCAGCAATCCTTGCAGGGGTTAAAAAGATCGTTAAACTTCCCTGTACAAAAGAAACTAATTTCTTTCCTGTGATTCCCCAAGAGGAAGTAATAGATATTTTCTGTCTATGTTCTCCCAATAACCCTACAGGCACCGTATTAACTAAAGAGCAGCTAAAAGCACTTATTACCTACGCAAACTCTAATGGAAGTATAATTTTATTTGACGCTGTCTACAGCGCATTTATTTCTGACCCTTCCCTACCAAAAAGCATCTTTGAGATTCCTGAAGCACGCTCATGTGCTGTAGAAATTAACTCTTTCTCTAAATCTTTAGGATTTGCAGGAGTACGTTTAGGATGGAATGTGGTTCCTAAAGATCTTCAATACAGCGACGGTCTTCCTATAATTCGCGATTGGGAACGTTTCCTATATACAACATTTAATGGAGCTTCTTTACCTGTTCAAGAAGCCGCAATTACCGGAGTTTCTTTATTTCCAAATTTAAAAACTATTGCGCAGTATCGCCATAATAGTTCACTTTTGCGTGAAGCTCTACAAAAAGCCGAATTTTCTGTATACGGTGGTGAGCATGCTCCCTATCTTTGGGTTGAAGTCCCTGATAGCATCCCTGACGAAGATTTTTTTGACTTTTTCTTACGCCAGTATCATATTGCCATCACTCCTGGCAAAGGATTTGGCTCGTGCGGAAAAGGTTATGTTCGTTTTTCTTCCTTAGGGAAAACAGAAAATATTGTTGTCGCTTGCCAACGGTTAACGCTAACATCTGTATATGATAGAACGGTGTTGTCACTATGA
- the hrcA gene encoding heat-inducible transcriptional repressor HrcA: MSRSWISKRESKILYILLTTTELYLKTGQPVGSKTLKEYESSNLSTATIRNYFSELEAEGFLKKNHISGGRIPTDLAFRYYVDHCADFSQDKLPESTINLLNQLPEESQNIVKDLQKASELLGEALQLPTCFSSPRFENDSVTNIQLSLVDEQRAVVILSTEFGQVFTDTLWLSETSNPASLKRIETFLQSYVRKQPPTEILSQKEEDLGMALYNEVVVRYLTRYCNFSEEDLYQTGLSKLLRYESFKDPDMLALGLSFFENRRHMCKLLDIGMHRDRPTAFIGNELSDIFGTPNPQCAVITTPYYMNRTPLGAFGVLGPINLPYKEVYRTLTIFADKIKASLTQSFYKFKLSFRRPCPSDPKLSKEPTLLARYSSIKLLPPKETS; encoded by the coding sequence ATGTCCAGGTCGTGGATCTCAAAACGAGAGTCTAAGATTCTTTACATACTCTTAACAACAACAGAGCTGTATTTAAAAACAGGTCAGCCTGTTGGATCAAAAACTCTGAAAGAATATGAATCTTCCAATCTGAGTACGGCAACTATTCGCAATTATTTCTCAGAATTAGAAGCAGAAGGATTTCTAAAAAAGAATCATATCTCCGGAGGAAGGATCCCTACGGATTTAGCTTTTCGTTATTATGTAGACCATTGCGCAGACTTTTCACAGGACAAGTTACCCGAATCTACAATAAATTTGTTAAATCAATTGCCTGAAGAGAGCCAAAATATCGTCAAAGATTTACAAAAGGCATCAGAACTCTTAGGAGAAGCTCTACAACTACCTACATGCTTCTCCTCTCCGCGATTTGAAAATGACTCCGTAACCAACATCCAACTTTCCTTGGTAGATGAACAACGTGCTGTTGTCATTCTATCTACAGAGTTCGGTCAGGTATTTACAGACACTCTATGGCTATCAGAAACGTCAAATCCAGCTTCTTTAAAACGTATCGAAACCTTTCTTCAAAGTTATGTTCGTAAGCAGCCTCCAACCGAGATTCTTTCACAAAAAGAAGAGGATCTGGGAATGGCTTTATATAACGAAGTCGTAGTACGTTATCTCACCCGTTATTGTAATTTCAGTGAAGAAGATTTATATCAAACAGGATTATCAAAACTCCTAAGATATGAGTCTTTCAAAGATCCCGATATGCTAGCCTTAGGGTTATCATTTTTTGAAAATCGACGCCATATGTGCAAACTTTTAGATATTGGCATGCACAGAGACCGCCCCACAGCATTTATAGGTAATGAGCTTTCCGATATTTTTGGAACTCCAAATCCACAGTGTGCTGTTATTACGACTCCTTACTACATGAATCGCACTCCATTAGGAGCCTTTGGTGTACTCGGCCCTATCAATCTTCCTTATAAGGAGGTTTATAGAACCCTTACAATATTTGCAGACAAAATCAAAGCAAGCCTGACACAAAGTTTTTATAAGTTTAAATTATCTTTCAGAAGACCTTGTCCTTCCGATCCTAAACTCTCCAAAGAACCTAC